A single region of the Lates calcarifer isolate ASB-BC8 linkage group LG3, TLL_Latcal_v3, whole genome shotgun sequence genome encodes:
- the LOC108886979 gene encoding chitin synthase chs-1-like, with protein MKRDLCKFHMKLNYLISSVISIFMNIDKGLFQEQQQIPDQKLVRTPYGGRVVITMPHGNSLVIHFKDKQLIRHKKRWSQVMYLYYLLGWKVATKYYKRLEKAEDESELIREFEVRQQKTHKEKHSTYLLALDGDTDFQPAAVMLLIDRLRMYPLVGAACGRIHPTGSGPMVWYQKFEYAVGHWLQKTAEHVFGCVLCSPGCFSLFRAAALMDDNIMKKYTIKSSKARHYIQYDQGEDRWLCTLLLKQGWRVEYNAASDAYTNAPEGFKEFYNQRRRWGPSTMANTVDLLGSSTLITHRNPSMSKPYMLYQLFSMASSILAPSTVILMIAGSLTVLLDIHPNAALVMAVIPPAIFLGVSFKIKSDTQIVIAAVMSILYAFLMMIAALVIIGNMVKDQTILTPSSIFLITLAVFYLITALLHPQEVGLVIYGLLYILCIPSAYLLLAIYSMVNMNNVSWGTRETVPPAGAARPAATTQQTKTEKAKSTFKKFFSRGNCCKKLCRRGSAEEVIFSRENLSVEAAEPERQPQNTIVEDERRPREEQRHEEPLFTCPDQCWVTQLQGLSDDMLLQEGTLDQDEEQFFRELTAKYLEPLPVNKEKQKEMTEELKDLRNKITFVYFICNALWLIMTFTLQLSNTSIFIKVPKVDYNLQFTGNYMYIDPLGFMFIVAFALLVLIQFLAMLYHRIYTLIHYVAFLDTESKSEKQKQKQQVEEVNTLVSSTTDSAVNALNTQIFPE; from the exons ATGAAACGTGATCTCTGCAAGTTTCATATGAAGCTGAATTATCTTATATCCTCTGTCATTAGTATCTTCATGAACATCGATAAAGGCCTCTTtcaagagcagcagcagatcccAGATCAGAAGCTTGTGAGGACACCATATGGAGGGCGTGTGGTGATCACCATGCCTCATGGCAACAGTCTGGTGATTCACTTCAAGGACAAGCAACTTATCCGCCACAAGAAGAGATGGTCTCAG GTAATGTACTTGTACTACCTCTTGGGCTGGAAAGTTGCGACCAAGTATTACAAACGTTTGGAGAAAGCAGAGGATGAGTCTGAACTGATAAGAGAGTTTGAGGTGcgacaacagaaaacacat aaagagaaacacagcacCTACCTCCTGGCTTTAGACGGGGACACAGACTTCCAGCCGGCTGCTGTGATGCTACTCATCGATCGTCTGAGGATGTACCCACTTGTTGGGGCAGCATGTGGCAGGATTCACCCCACTGGATCAG GTCCCATGGTTTGGTACCAGAAGTTTGAATATGCTGTGGGTCACTGGCTtcaaaaaacagcagagcacgTGTTTGGCTGTGTGCTGTGCAGCCCCGGCTGCTTCAGTCTGTTTAGAGCAGCGGCGCTGATGGACGAcaacataatgaaaaaatacaccATCAAGTCCTCAAAGGCTCGACACTACATTCAGTACGACCAAG GTGAGGACCGCTGGCTCtgcactctgctgctgaagcagGGATGGAGGGTGGAGTACAATGCAGCTTCTGATGCCTACACCAACGCACCTGAAGGGTTTAAGGAGTTTTACAACCAG CGCCGCCGATGGGGACCATCCACTATGGCAAACACTGTGGACTTGCTGGGCTCCAGCACGCTGATTACCCACAGGAACCCATCCATGTCCAAACCCTACATGCTGTACCAGCTCTTCAGCATGGCTTCATCCATCCTGGCACCCTCCACTGTCATCCTCATGATCGCAG GAAGTTTGACTGTGCTGCTTGACATTCATCCCAATGCTGCTCTGGTCATGGCTGTGATACCTCCTGCTATCTTCCTCGGCGTCAGCTTCAAGATCAAGTCAGACACTCAGATTGTTATTGCAGCAGTCATGAGCATCCTGTACGCCTTCCTCATGATGATAGCAGCACTTGTCATCATTG GCAACATGGTGAAAGATCAAACCATCCTGACTCCCAGCAGCATCTTCCTCATCACCCTCGCTGTCTTTTACCTCATCACTGCACTCTTGCATCCTCAGGAGGTCGGCCTGGTGATATACGGCTTACTTTACATTCTCTGCATCCCCAGCGCCTACCTTCTGCTGGCTATTTACTCCATGGTCAACATGAACAATGTGTCCTGGGGCACCAGGGAGACAGTGCCCCCTGCTGGGGCTGCCAGGCCTGCAGCCACCACCCAGCAGACTAAAACTGAGAAAG CTAAAAGCACATTCAAAAAGTTCTTCTCACGAGGCAACTGCTGCAAAAAACTCTGCCGGAGGGGCAGTGCAGAGGAGGTGATTTTCAGCCGGGAGAACCTGAgtgtggaggcagcagagcctgAACGTCAGCCCCAAAACACAATTGTAGAGGATGAAAGGAGGCCTCGGGAGGAACAGAG ACATGAGGAGCCTCTTTTCACCTGCCCAGACCAGT GTTGGGTCACACAGCTACAGGGTTTGTCAGATGACATGCTCCTGCAAGAGGGTACACTTGaccag GATGAGGAGCAGTTCTTCAGAGAGCTGACAGCAAAATACCTGGAGCCTCTGCCTgtgaacaaagagaaacagaaggaaatgACTGAGGAACTCAAGGATCTGAGAAACAAG ATAACATTTGTCTACTTCATCTGCAACGCCCTCTGGCTCATAATGACCTTCACCCTCCAGCTCTCAAACACGTCCATCTTCATCAAGGTGCCGAAGGTCGACTACAACCTGCAGTTCACAGGAAACTACATGTACATCGACCCGCTGGGCTTCATGTTCATTGTGGCCTTCGCTCTCCTGGTTCTCATCCAGTTCTTAGCCATGCTGTACCACAG AATCTACACTCTGATCCATTATGTGGCCTTCCTGGACACAGAGTCCaagtctgaaaaacaaaagcaaaaacagcaagTCGAAGAGGTAAATACTCTAGTCAGCTCTACCACTGACTCAGCTGTAAATGCTCTGAACACCCAAATATTTCCTGAGTGa
- the LOC108886948 gene encoding C3a anaphylatoxin chemotactic receptor gives MMFANTSELIHISKSSKDDQTTTVDIEAIMDNISIILYTLTVVLGITGNSVVIWVAGFRLKPKVTNVWLVNLAIADLIFCFTRVFSLIKKLFFDHWPFGVFLCKFNGFFKYGNMFCSVFLLAVISLDRALCVWQPVLSKRRRTLWAARVVAVCVWTAAIAFSTPYFVYRQVYPGKNNLSKCSLEVKEATVGDNKTKLALYSIRFMCGFMLPFMVILICYILAGVGIRRTRLSGKSRPLRVLASLVIAFFLCWAPYHCLLLVKMVDSKNKVVKIWHPVAKGIAYFNSCVNPLLYFCMGLDVRGRFRQSLAGVYKRALADDVDGQTTQSNERSLDDSSGSKHTTVVSAGRIQTAVDVAKV, from the exons ATGATGTTTGCCAACACCTCTGAGCTGATCCACATCAGCAAGTCTTCCAAGGATGACCAGACAACAACAGTGGACATTGAAgccatcatggacaacatcagCATCATCCTCTACACACTGACCGTGGTGCTCGGCATCACAGGGAACTCTGTGGTGATCTGGGTGGCTGGATTCAGGCTCAAG CCGAAGGTCACCAATGTGTGGCTGGTGAATCTGGCGATAGCAGACCTGATCTTCTGCTTCACGCGAGTCTTCTCCCTCATTAAGAAGCTCTTCTTTGACCACTGGCCATTTGGTGTCTTCCTCTGCAAGTTCAACGGCTTCTTCAAATACGGCAACATGTTCTGCTCCGTCTTTCTTCTGGCTGTGATCAGTCTGGACCGAGCGCTCTGCGTCTGGCAGCCTGTTCTCTCCAAACGACGGCGCACCCTTTGGGCTGCGAGGGTGGTGGCTGTGTGCGTCTGGACCGCAGCGATCGCCTTCAGCACTCCGTACTTCGTCTACCGCCAAGTCTACCCAGGGAAGAACAACCTGAGTAAGTGCTCTTTGGAGGTGAAGGAAGCAACAGTGGGGgacaacaaaaccaaactgGCTCTGTACTCCATCCGCTTCATGTGTGGCTTCATGTTGCCGTTCATGGTCATCCTCATCTGTTACATCCTGGCCGGCGTTGGCATCCGACGCACCCGTCTGTCAGGGAAATCGCGCCCTCTTCGTGTGTTAGCATCATTAGTCATCGCGTTCTTCCTGTGCTGGGCCCCGTACCACTGCCTCCTGCTGGTGAAGATGGTGGACAGTAAGAACAAGGTGGTGAAGATCTGGCACCCTGTGGCGAAGGGCATCGCCTACTTTAACAGCTGTGTGAACCCGCTGCTGTACTTCTGCATGGGGCTGGATGTGAGGGGCCGGTTCAGGCAGAGTCTGGCGGGGGTGTACAAGAGAGCTCTGGCAGATGACGTGGACGGACAGACGACTCAGTCCAACGAACGCTCTTTGGACGACAGCAGCGGGTCCAAACATACTACTGTTGTGTCGGCAGGAAGGATTCAGACAGCAGTGGATGTAGCTAAAGTCTGA